The DNA segment CCAGGCGCCAGGCCCGGTGCAGGCGGGGGTCGGTGGCCGCGATCCAGGTGAGCCTGGCGGCCTGCCGGTCGGTGAGGTCGTCGGCGTTCTTCCACAGCGCGAAGCGGGAGTCCTTCAGCGCCCGGGCCCGCTCGCGGTCGCCGGGTTCACGGCGGGCCCGGTTCCACGTGGCCCGGCGCTCGGCATCCAGCGTCTCGGTGGCCCACGCGATGACATGAAAAGGGGTCCATCACCCGCACCGCGCCGGGGGCCCGCTCGCGGAGGACCCGGGCGATCCAGGCGGCGCCGTCGGCGCTGATGTGCGTCAGGCGGGCGGTGCGCTGTTCCCCGAGCCGGTCGAAGAAGCGGTCGAGGACGTCCTTGCCGTGGCCGTCAGCCCTCCACACCACTTTCGCGCTGTCGTGGTCGACCACGACGGTCATGTACTTCTGCCCCTTGCGGTAGCTGATCTCGTCGATCCCGATCCGGGCCAGCCCCGCCAGCCGGTCGACGGCCCGGTCGCGGTCGGCGACCACCCGCTGCACGATCGCCCCGCCCGTGCGCCAGGAGGCGCGCATCAACTCTGCCGGGGGTTGGTGCCGCTCCGGGACGCTGGTGGGGTTCGTTCCGGCCGAAACCGATGCCTCTGTGATGCCCGTGAGCTCGCAGGTCAGCGTGGTGCTGGGGGCCGTCCACGGGAACCGTGGAGTGTTGCTGTGAGCACATGCGTCAGAATTCCTGATTCACCCTGGTTCTCCCGGAACGGCATACCGATCGGGAGGGAGCGGGAGGGGGGACGTACTGCATGAACGGTGCGCCGGCCTGGACATCAGCAAGAAGGACGCCAGGGTGTGCGTCCGGGCCCCGAGTACGAAACGGCGGGGATCGTTCACCGACGAGACCACGACCTGGGGCTCGACGACGAACGCGGTCCTGGCCCTGCGCGAGCACCTGCTCGCTGCCGAGGTCACGCTGGTGGTGATCGAGGCGACCTCGGACTACTGGAAGCCCTTCTCCTACGTGCCGGCCGACGATCTGAATGCGATTCTGGTCAACGCCCGGCAGGTCAAGAACCTGCCCGGCCGCAAGACGGACGTCTCGGACGCGGCCTGGCTGGCCCAGCTCGGCGCTCACGGGCTGGTTCGTCCCTCCTTCGTCACACCGCAGCCCATCCGGGAACTGCGGGACCTGACCCGGGCCCGCACCACCGCCACCCGGGAACGCTCTCGTACCGTCCAGCGCCTGGAGAAGCTGCTGGAGGACACCGGCATCAAACTGTCCGCGGTCGCCTCCTGTATCACGGGCGTCTCCGGGCGGGCCATGCTCGAAGCCCTCATCAGCGGTGAACGCGACCCGCAGACCCTCGCGGAGATGGCCAAACGCAAGCTCCGGAGCAAGATCCCCGAACTCACCGAGGCGATGACCGGACGCTTCCGTGAGCACCACGCCTTCCTGGTCCGGCTACGTCTGGACCCGTACGACCAGCTCACCGCGATGATCGACCAGATCAGCGGACGGGTCGAAGAGGCGATGGTGCCCTTTCACGACGCCCTCGACCTGCTCGACACCATCCCCGGAATCAACCAGGCCACCGCCGAAGTGATCATCGCGGAGACCGGTGGTGACATGACCCGCTTCGCCTCCGCCAAGCACCTCGCGTCCTGGGTCGGGGTCTGCCCCGGCCACCACGAGTCCGCAGGCCGCACCAAGAACACCAAGGTCCGGCCCGGCAACCCCTACCGCAAAGGAGCCCTCGACATCGCCGCCTTCGGCGCGGTCGGAACCAAGGACACCTACCTCGCCGCCCGTTGCCGGCGGCTGACCGCCCGCCGCGGCCCGCTCAGGGCACTGGTCGCCGTCGAGCACTCGATCGTCACCGCCATCTGGCACATGCTCACCGACCACACGCCCTACGCCGAGCTCGGCGGCTCCTACTTCACCCGGCGGAACCCCGAACGGGCCACCCGCCGCGCGATCACCCAGCTCAACCAGCTCCGCTACACCGTCACCCTCAACCCGATGGAGACCGCGGCCTGCCCCAGCAGCGACCAGCCACCCGGCAGCCACAACGGCCACCGGGCACACAACCCTGCCCACACCCACCCTGACCTGCTTCTATTTACGCGTCAGAGCATCCACTCATGCGGCAGGAGAGCCTCCTTTTGAGGGGGTGCGGCTTCCCCTACTTGCGGGCGGTCCGGAGGGGGACCTCGCGGACGAGGAGCGCGGTCAGCAACGCGAGGCCCGCGGCCGACGACGCCAGCAGGAAGGCCTCTTGGACGCCCTCGGCGACGGCGCTCCTGTACATCGTGCGCATCCCGGCTTCCAGCCGGCCCATGCCCTCCGCGTCCAGACGGGTGTCGGGGAGGGACGCGCCGTCCGCCCGCTCGGCCATCACGTCGCGCACCCGGCCGTTGAACAGCGTGCCCATGACGGCGACGCCGACCGACTGGCCCAGTGTGCGGAAGAGCGTCATCGCGGCGGAGGCGACACCCACCTCCTGGATGACGACGCTGTTCTGCGCGACGGTCATCACGTTCTGCCCCAGGAAGCCCATGCCGGCGCCCAGCAGCACCATGAAGAGCGCGGCGGTGAGCCGTGAGGTCTCCGTGTCCACTCTCGACAGCAGAAGCGTGCCCACGAACATGGCGGCTCCGCCACTGACCTGGAGGACCTTGTACCGGCCGGTCCGGGCGACGAACCGCCCGGAGAGCTGGGAGACCAGGACCAGTGCGCCGAGCATCGGCAGCAGCAGCAGACCGGACCCTGTCGCAGAGACGCCGTGCACGGCCTGCTGGTACAGCGGGAGGTACAGGACCGCGCCGAACATCACGAAGCCGTTGGTGAAGCTCAGCACGGACATCAGCGAGAAGTTGAGGCTGCGGAAGAGATGCGGCGGCAGCACCGGCTCGGCGGCCCGGGACTGGGCGTGGACGAAGCCGGCCAGGGCCGCGACGGAGACGGCCGCGAGCGCCACGATCATCCCGGAGCCCCAGGCGTACTCGACGCCGCCCCAGGTGACCACCAGCACGAACGACACGATGCAGGCGACCAGCAGCACCGCGCCCACGTAGTCGATGCGCGCCTTTTTGCACCGGCTCGACACCCGCACCAGACGGGCGATCAGGACCATGGCGAGGACGCCGACCGGCAGGTTGACCAGGAACGTCCAGCGCCAGCCGACGGAGTCGGTGATGCCGCCGCCGATCAGCGGGCCGACGATCATGGAGAACACCATGACGCTGGTGATCATGCCCTGGTACCGGCCGCGCTCGCGCGGCGGGATCAGCTCGCCGATGACCGCCATGACGCCGACCGCGAGCCCTCCCCCGCCAAGACCCTGGACCGTGCGGGCGGCGATCAGCTCCCCCATGTCCTGGGCCAGTCCGCACAGGGCGGACCCGGTCAGGAAGACCGACATCGCCACGACGAGCCAGCGCTTGCGCCCGTACATGTCGCCGAGCCTGCCCCAGACCGGGATGGCCGCCGCGGCGGCCAGGGTGTACGAGGTGACCGCCCAGGACAGGTATGCGACGCCGCCGAGCTCACCGGCGATGGTCGGCATCGAGGTCGCGACGATCGTGGTGCCCAGCGAGGAGGGCAGCATCGCGAGCAGAAGCGGTATCAGCGCGAGACGTACGCGGTGTTGCCCGGGGCCGCGTCTGGTCCCCTCGGCCTCGCCGGTCGTCGCGTCCACGGGCTCCCCCTCCTGGCCGGAACGCCTCATCTGATGTGCATCGTGGCCATCATGCCCCGCACGCCGTGCTCGAACATGTGGCAGTGGTAGACGTAGTGCCCCCGGTACGTGTCGAACACGGCCTGGAGCCTGACCGTCTCACCCGGGGCGAGGAAGACGGTGTCCTTCAGCCCGGTCTCCCCCGGCTCCGGAGGCCGTCCGCCGCGCTCCAGCACCCGGAACTGCACCAGGTGCATGTGGAAGTTGTGCTCGGCCCGCGCGTTGGCGTTGGTGACCGTCCAGATCTCGCTCGTCCCGAACCTGACGGCGGCGTCGACGCGTCCGGGGTCGTACACCTTCTCGTCGATGTACGCACCGGGGTGCTCCCCGCCCTCGTCCATGCGCAGCGCCACCTCGCGCTCCACGTCGGGGCGGGGCAGCGGCGGCAGCGAGCGGAGCCGCGCGGGGATCTCGCTCGGGTCGTCGGCCGTGCGCACCACGTCGAAGCGCAGCACCTCGCCGATCTCCTCGACCGGACCGGAACCCGTGGTGTTCTTCAGCACCACGCTGCTGCCGACCGGGTAGCGGGAGAAGTCGACGACGACGTCGGCGCGTTCGCCCGCGGACATCAGAACGCGGTCGGTGGTGTGGGGAGCGGGGAGCAGACCGCCGTCGGAGCCGATCTGGACGAGCGGGCCGCCGTCCGCCAGCCGCAGCTCGAAGCGGCGCTGGTTGGACGCGTTCAGCAGGCGCAGCCGGTACTTGCGGGCGGCGACCTCGAAGTACGGATAGGGCACGCCGTTGGTGAGGATGGTGTTCCGGCCCCGGTCACCCATCGCGTAGACGAGCCGGCCCTGCTCGTCGAACCGGGCGTCGCGCAGGGCGATGACGGCCTCGTACCGCCCCGCGGGCAGGGGCAGCGACCGTTCCGTGTCGTCGGTGAGCAGGTACGAGC comes from the Streptomyces sp. KMM 9044 genome and includes:
- a CDS encoding MDR family MFS transporter; the protein is MDATTGEAEGTRRGPGQHRVRLALIPLLLAMLPSSLGTTIVATSMPTIAGELGGVAYLSWAVTSYTLAAAAAIPVWGRLGDMYGRKRWLVVAMSVFLTGSALCGLAQDMGELIAARTVQGLGGGGLAVGVMAVIGELIPPRERGRYQGMITSVMVFSMIVGPLIGGGITDSVGWRWTFLVNLPVGVLAMVLIARLVRVSSRCKKARIDYVGAVLLVACIVSFVLVVTWGGVEYAWGSGMIVALAAVSVAALAGFVHAQSRAAEPVLPPHLFRSLNFSLMSVLSFTNGFVMFGAVLYLPLYQQAVHGVSATGSGLLLLPMLGALVLVSQLSGRFVARTGRYKVLQVSGGAAMFVGTLLLSRVDTETSRLTAALFMVLLGAGMGFLGQNVMTVAQNSVVIQEVGVASAAMTLFRTLGQSVGVAVMGTLFNGRVRDVMAERADGASLPDTRLDAEGMGRLEAGMRTMYRSAVAEGVQEAFLLASSAAGLALLTALLVREVPLRTARK
- a CDS encoding ISL3 family transposase, producing MRASWRTGGAIVQRVVADRDRAVDRLAGLARIGIDEISYRKGQKYMTVVVDHDSAKVVWRADGHGKDVLDRFFDRLGEQRTARLTHISADGAAWIARVLRERAPGAVRVMDPFSCHRVGHRDAGCRAPGHVEPGPP
- a CDS encoding multicopper oxidase family protein, which translates into the protein MITRRSALGVAVATTGVGLTGAGLAPLVAAHMTAGPATGTAPTALAAAVEKFRRPMRLLPVKRPLGNTGRSDVYVMTMKPARAEILPGIQTDVLTYDGHFPGPVIRARTGRPVVIRQRNRLTVPTAVHLHGASVRPDSDGDPMDVIEPGADRVYHYPNRQSHAPLWFHDHAHHLEAENVYRGLSGSYLLTDDTERSLPLPAGRYEAVIALRDARFDEQGRLVYAMGDRGRNTILTNGVPYPYFEVAARKYRLRLLNASNQRRFELRLADGGPLVQIGSDGGLLPAPHTTDRVLMSAGERADVVVDFSRYPVGSSVVLKNTTGSGPVEEIGEVLRFDVVRTADDPSEIPARLRSLPPLPRPDVEREVALRMDEGGEHPGAYIDEKVYDPGRVDAAVRFGTSEIWTVTNANARAEHNFHMHLVQFRVLERGGRPPEPGETGLKDTVFLAPGETVRLQAVFDTYRGHYVYHCHMFEHGVRGMMATMHIR